One window from the genome of Salvelinus sp. IW2-2015 linkage group LG30, ASM291031v2, whole genome shotgun sequence encodes:
- the spaca4l gene encoding sperm acrosome membrane-associated protein 4, giving the protein MNRILLSXFAVGLCFAVGQALKCYKCNLGLLDLCYTTEVNCIDGENCFSGVGKAGNFVDIKTKGCLKVDECNKTTTTDFPTSSNHTVYNIFKACCDKDLCNDAPGLPRMSILPLALATLTTAFMTKVLV; this is encoded by the exons ATGAACAGAATTCTTCTCAGCWTTTTCGCAGTTGGCCTGTGTTTTGCAGTTG GCCAGGCTCTGAAGTGCTACAAATGTAACTTGGGCTTATTGGACTTGTGCTACACCACCGAAGTCAACTGCATTGATGGGGAGAATTGTTTCAGCGGCGTGGGAAAGGCAG GTAACTTTGTGGACATCAAGACGAAAGGCTGCCTGAAAGTGGATGAATGCAACAAGACGACCACAACCGATTTCCCTACCAGCTCCAACCACACAGTGTACAACATATTCAAGGCCTGCTGTGACAAGGACCTGTGTAACGATGCCCCGGGCCTGCCCCGAATGAGCATCCTGCCCCTGGCCCTCGCCACCCTGACCACTGCCTTCATGACCAAAGTCCTGGTGTAA